From the Brachyhypopomus gauderio isolate BG-103 chromosome 5, BGAUD_0.2, whole genome shotgun sequence genome, one window contains:
- the avpr2l gene encoding arginine vasopressin receptor 2, like, whose product MGDTQNRSGTIPSAGHEQFDAASDGETEGHFAHVKAGVLGLILVLATFSNLFLLHALWKKRKRNSRTQLFLLHLCLADLVVAFFQVLPQVSMEITQRFRGSDIVCRSVKYLQVFGMFASPYMIVAMTVDRYHAVCKPMVSFLTGSFRRYVAIGAAWLISLAFSIPQLFIFSLQEVETDVYDCWATFIEPWGGKIYITWITLAVFVFPAVILLYCQINICAGIYFNTRKKSLQAVTSDGRHCSKGVSKAMLKTVKMTFVIILVYTVCWSPFFVVQLWSAWSPNSAPTNGPVFVTIMLLASLNSCTNPWIYLYYS is encoded by the exons ATGGGCGACACGCAAAACCGCAGCGGCACCATCCCGTCCGCGGGGCATGAGCAGTTTGATGCCGCGAGCGATGGAGAGACGGAGGGACACTTTGCGCACGTGAAAGCTGGCGTTCTCGGGTTGATTTTGGTGCTTGCAACGTTTAGCAATTTATTCCTGTTGCACGCGCTCTGGAAGAAGCGCAAAAGGAACAGTCGCACTCAGCTGTTCCTGCTGCACCTGTGCCTCGCGGACTTGGTGGTCGCGTTCTTCCAGGTCCTGCCACAGGTCTCCATGGAGATCACGCAACGCTTCAGGGGCTCCGATATCGTCTGTAGATCTGTGAAATATCTTCAGGTGTTTGGGATGTTCGCCTCACCATACATGATCGTAGCTATGACCGTAGACCGTTATCACGCCGTTTGTAAACCCATGGTGTCATTTCTCACTGGGTCATTCCGGAGATACGTGGCCATAGGCGCGGCGTGGCTTATCTCTTTGGCATTCAGCATCCCGCAGTTGTTCATCTTTTCCCTTCAAGAAGTAGAGACAGATGTATACGATTGCTGGGCCACGTTTATTGAACCTTGGGGAGGAAAGATATATATAACCTGGATTACACTGGCAGTGTTTGTTTTTCCAGCAGTTATTTTGCTGTATTGTCAGATCAATATATGCGCGGGAATTTATTTCAACACGAGAAAGAAATCATTGCAGGCTGTCACGAGTGATGGGCGGCATTGCTCCAAAGGAGTGTCAAAAGCAATGTTAAAAACTGTCAAAATGACGTTTGTTATCATTTTGGTATATACGGTTTGCTGGAGTCCGTTTTTTGTTGTACAGCTGTGGTCTGCGTGGAGTCCAAACAGTGCCCCAACCAACG GGCCAGTGTTTGTGACCATTATGCTACTTGCCAGTCTGAACAGTTGCACAAACCCATGGATCTACCTGTACTACTCCTAA
- the LOC143514958 gene encoding THAP domain-containing protein 5-like isoform X2, translated as MQEQSFPLQDKARLKKWIVNMKRGDWTPSRHQYLCSEHFTEDSFDLRWGIRYLKHSAVPTIFPCVCDNETNHSKSKNKPRKRPPDPPVQLCALTNQPLDHPVSSVIRKKMPAVHTSVGSLLSETLSTESSTSGDLSNYGFPLTEERQQQQVDPSSVMTFLCHNTAGQFAGHEEELQEPQVAVSPSGMRIVLGDEERAHIEDGSPQQEAELPGDGEASSLGEHSYSRQDTDKAQLWRRIASLHAKVLALDKQEERTLSKIRSVEVEIEQLKRHNTVCQQRQKVLEEYFTSVFL; from the exons ATGCAGGAACAGAG CTTTCCCTTGCAAGATAAGGCCAGGCTCAAGAAATGGATCGTCAACATGAAACGTGGAGACTGGACCCCAAGTCGGCACCAGTACCTGTGCAGTGAACATTTTACAGAAGACTCTTTTGACCTTCGATGGGGAATCCGATACCTGAAGCACAGCGCTGTTCCAACTATATTCCCCTGTGTTTGTGAT AATGAAACTAATCACAGCAAGAGTAAAAACAAACCCAGGAAGAGACCACCTGATCCACCTGTCCAACTCTGTGCACTGACAAATCAGCCACTGGATCATCCAGTGTCCTCTGTGATCAGAAAGAAGATGCCTGCTGTCCACACCAGTGTGGGTAGCCTGCTATCAGAGACATTGTCTACCGAGAGTTCCACCTCAGGTGACCTGTCCAACTATGGGTTCCCCTTGACTGAGGAACGGCAACAGCAGCAAGTGGACCCTAGTTCTGTGATGACATTTCTGTGCCACAACACTGCAGGACAGTTTGCAGGGCACGAAGAGGAACTGCAGGAGCCCCAGGTGGCGGTCAGCCCATCAGGCATGCGCATAGTGCTGGGGGATGAGGAGAGGGCGCACATCGAAGACGGGAGTCCCCAGCAGGAGGCGGAGCTTCCCGGCGATGGCGAGGCCAGTTCGCTGGGCGAACACTCGTACTCGCGTCAGGACACGGACAAAGCGCAGCTGTGGAGACGAATTGCCAGTCTCCACGCCAAGGTGCTAGCCCTGGACAAACAGGAGGAGCGTACGCTCTCTAAGATCAGATCTGTGGAGGTGGAGATCGAACAGCTGAAGAGGCACAATACGGTGTGTCAGCAGAGGCAAAAAGTGCTGGAGGAGTACTTCACTTCTGTCTTTCTCTAG
- the LOC143514958 gene encoding THAP domain-containing protein 5-like isoform X1 yields the protein MPRYCAVKLCRNRGGIPSKNNKRISFYPFPLQDKARLKKWIVNMKRGDWTPSRHQYLCSEHFTEDSFDLRWGIRYLKHSAVPTIFPCVCDNETNHSKSKNKPRKRPPDPPVQLCALTNQPLDHPVSSVIRKKMPAVHTSVGSLLSETLSTESSTSGDLSNYGFPLTEERQQQQVDPSSVMTFLCHNTAGQFAGHEEELQEPQVAVSPSGMRIVLGDEERAHIEDGSPQQEAELPGDGEASSLGEHSYSRQDTDKAQLWRRIASLHAKVLALDKQEERTLSKIRSVEVEIEQLKRHNTVCQQRQKVLEEYFTSVFL from the exons ATGCCGCGCTACTGTGCTGTTAAATTATGCAGGAACAGAGGTGGAATACCTTCGAAAAACAACAAAAGAATAAGTTTTTATCC CTTTCCCTTGCAAGATAAGGCCAGGCTCAAGAAATGGATCGTCAACATGAAACGTGGAGACTGGACCCCAAGTCGGCACCAGTACCTGTGCAGTGAACATTTTACAGAAGACTCTTTTGACCTTCGATGGGGAATCCGATACCTGAAGCACAGCGCTGTTCCAACTATATTCCCCTGTGTTTGTGAT AATGAAACTAATCACAGCAAGAGTAAAAACAAACCCAGGAAGAGACCACCTGATCCACCTGTCCAACTCTGTGCACTGACAAATCAGCCACTGGATCATCCAGTGTCCTCTGTGATCAGAAAGAAGATGCCTGCTGTCCACACCAGTGTGGGTAGCCTGCTATCAGAGACATTGTCTACCGAGAGTTCCACCTCAGGTGACCTGTCCAACTATGGGTTCCCCTTGACTGAGGAACGGCAACAGCAGCAAGTGGACCCTAGTTCTGTGATGACATTTCTGTGCCACAACACTGCAGGACAGTTTGCAGGGCACGAAGAGGAACTGCAGGAGCCCCAGGTGGCGGTCAGCCCATCAGGCATGCGCATAGTGCTGGGGGATGAGGAGAGGGCGCACATCGAAGACGGGAGTCCCCAGCAGGAGGCGGAGCTTCCCGGCGATGGCGAGGCCAGTTCGCTGGGCGAACACTCGTACTCGCGTCAGGACACGGACAAAGCGCAGCTGTGGAGACGAATTGCCAGTCTCCACGCCAAGGTGCTAGCCCTGGACAAACAGGAGGAGCGTACGCTCTCTAAGATCAGATCTGTGGAGGTGGAGATCGAACAGCTGAAGAGGCACAATACGGTGTGTCAGCAGAGGCAAAAAGTGCTGGAGGAGTACTTCACTTCTGTCTTTCTCTAG
- the dnajb9b gene encoding dnaJ homolog subfamily B member 9: MATAQSVLAIAVCILMITELILAEKDYYEILGVPKDASERQIKKAFHKLAMKYHPDKNKKPEAETKFREIAEAYETLSDVKRRQDYDQTRTGPFSRTRAREDGQFHQPFSFNFEDMFGDSDVFGHHKRHFETHFQAHEEARRRHSRHFHGSFGDANLFEDMFADAFPFDGQVGGAGSRFHGSAGQQRCRTVTQRRGNMVTTYTECS, encoded by the exons ATGGCTACAGCGCAGTCTGTGTTGGCCATAGCTGTGTGCATACTGATGATCACGGAGCTCATTCTTGCGGAGAAAGACTACTATGAAATCCTGGGTGTGCCCAAAGACGCCTCTGAACGACAGATCAAGAAAGCCTTCCACAAACTAGCTATGAAGTATCATCCAGACAAGAACAAAAAGCCAGAGGCTGAAACAAAGTTTCGGGAAATTGCTGAAG CATACGAGACTCTGTCCGACGTCAAGCGGAGGCAAGACTACGACCAAACGAGGACCGGTCCGTTCTCCAGAACGAGAGCAAGAGAGGACGGCCAGTTCCACCAACCGTTCAGTTTCAACTTTGAGGACATGTTCGGAGACTCGGACGTTTTTGGCCACCACAAGAGGCACTTTGAGACTCACTTCCAGGCTCACGAGGAGGCGCGCCGACGGCACAGCAGACACTTCCACGGGTCTTTCGGCGACGCCAACCTGTTTGAGGACATGTTTGCGGACGCCTTCCCGTTTGACggacaggtgggcggggccgggAGCAGGTTCCACGGCTCGGCGGGACAGCAGCGCTGCAGGACGGTCACTCAGCGCAGAGGAAACATGGTGACCACGTACACGGAGTGCTCCTGA
- the spic gene encoding transcription factor Spi-C isoform X3, producing MDFQDAIDVMQRHSEHLETLYCDAESKYYETLRCCQESSVQHTTSCYHHYPHSAGPAAMYDWSDTASWPHVVPEASPWAVAQPPVIFPLLPERLRKGRKKLRLYEYLHEALHDASMADSIQWTDRGSGTFHFISKNKEKLAECWGQRKGNRKAMTYQKMARALRNYSRTGEIVKVRRKLTYQFNPLILQRLEAVVTASVGPSVQELLPAQQGPADPGFYCPAASDWHGWCGQYPYQGECDLTAVLTSLGSLKTHVSSQ from the exons ATG GATTTTCAGGATGCTATTGATGTAATGCAGCGTCACTCTGAGCACTTGGAGACATTATATTGTGATGCAG AGAGTAAGTACTATGAGACTCTCAGGTGTTGTCAGGAATCTTCTGTGCAACACACAACTTCCTGCTACCACCACTACCCCCACAGTGCCGGCCCAGCAGCCATGTATGACTGGAGTGACACAGCA TCATGGCCTCATGTTGTGCCAGAGGCGTCTCCGTGGGCCGTGGCCCAGCCCCCCGTGATTTTCCCGCTCCTCCCGGAGCGTCTCCGGAAAG GCCGCAAGAAGCTGCGTCTGTACGAGTACCTACACGAAGCGCTGCACGACGCCAGCATGGCCGACTCTATCCAGTGGACGGACCGCGGGAGCGGCACCTTCCACTTCATCTCCAAAAACAAAGAGAAGCTGGCCGAGTGCTGGGGCCAGCGCAAGGGCAACCGCAAGGCCATGACCTACCAGAAGATGGCGCGCGCCCTACGAAACTACAGCCGCACGGGCGAAATCGTCAAGGTGCGCCGCAAGCTCACGTACCAGTTTAACCCGCTGATCCTACAGAGACTGGAAGCCGTGGTTACGGCCTCCGTGGGGCCCTCGGTCCAGGAGCTGCTCCCTGCCCAGCAGGGCCCCGCCGACCCCGGCTTCTACTGCCCCGCTGCCTCAGACTGGCACGGCTGGTGCGGACAGTACCCTTACCAGGGAGAGTGTGATCTCACTGCTGTGCTCACATCCCTCGGCAGCCTCAAAACACACGTTTCGTCTCAGTGA
- the spic gene encoding transcription factor Spi-C isoform X2 produces the protein MGSLNNDINQDFQDAIDVMQRHSEHLETLYCDAESKYYETLRCCQESSVQHTTSCYHHYPHSAGPAAMYDWSDTASWPHVVPEASPWAVAQPPVIFPLLPERLRKGRKKLRLYEYLHEALHDASMADSIQWTDRGSGTFHFISKNKEKLAECWGQRKGNRKAMTYQKMARALRNYSRTGEIVKVRRKLTYQFNPLILQRLEAVVTASVGPSVQELLPAQQGPADPGFYCPAASDWHGWCGQYPYQGECDLTAVLTSLGSLKTHVSSQ, from the exons ATG GGGTCTCTAAATAATGACATTAATCAGGATTTTCAGGATGCTATTGATGTAATGCAGCGTCACTCTGAGCACTTGGAGACATTATATTGTGATGCAG AGAGTAAGTACTATGAGACTCTCAGGTGTTGTCAGGAATCTTCTGTGCAACACACAACTTCCTGCTACCACCACTACCCCCACAGTGCCGGCCCAGCAGCCATGTATGACTGGAGTGACACAGCA TCATGGCCTCATGTTGTGCCAGAGGCGTCTCCGTGGGCCGTGGCCCAGCCCCCCGTGATTTTCCCGCTCCTCCCGGAGCGTCTCCGGAAAG GCCGCAAGAAGCTGCGTCTGTACGAGTACCTACACGAAGCGCTGCACGACGCCAGCATGGCCGACTCTATCCAGTGGACGGACCGCGGGAGCGGCACCTTCCACTTCATCTCCAAAAACAAAGAGAAGCTGGCCGAGTGCTGGGGCCAGCGCAAGGGCAACCGCAAGGCCATGACCTACCAGAAGATGGCGCGCGCCCTACGAAACTACAGCCGCACGGGCGAAATCGTCAAGGTGCGCCGCAAGCTCACGTACCAGTTTAACCCGCTGATCCTACAGAGACTGGAAGCCGTGGTTACGGCCTCCGTGGGGCCCTCGGTCCAGGAGCTGCTCCCTGCCCAGCAGGGCCCCGCCGACCCCGGCTTCTACTGCCCCGCTGCCTCAGACTGGCACGGCTGGTGCGGACAGTACCCTTACCAGGGAGAGTGTGATCTCACTGCTGTGCTCACATCCCTCGGCAGCCTCAAAACACACGTTTCGTCTCAGTGA
- the spic gene encoding transcription factor Spi-C isoform X4: MDAIDVMQRHSEHLETLYCDAESKYYETLRCCQESSVQHTTSCYHHYPHSAGPAAMYDWSDTASWPHVVPEASPWAVAQPPVIFPLLPERLRKGRKKLRLYEYLHEALHDASMADSIQWTDRGSGTFHFISKNKEKLAECWGQRKGNRKAMTYQKMARALRNYSRTGEIVKVRRKLTYQFNPLILQRLEAVVTASVGPSVQELLPAQQGPADPGFYCPAASDWHGWCGQYPYQGECDLTAVLTSLGSLKTHVSSQ; the protein is encoded by the exons ATG GATGCTATTGATGTAATGCAGCGTCACTCTGAGCACTTGGAGACATTATATTGTGATGCAG AGAGTAAGTACTATGAGACTCTCAGGTGTTGTCAGGAATCTTCTGTGCAACACACAACTTCCTGCTACCACCACTACCCCCACAGTGCCGGCCCAGCAGCCATGTATGACTGGAGTGACACAGCA TCATGGCCTCATGTTGTGCCAGAGGCGTCTCCGTGGGCCGTGGCCCAGCCCCCCGTGATTTTCCCGCTCCTCCCGGAGCGTCTCCGGAAAG GCCGCAAGAAGCTGCGTCTGTACGAGTACCTACACGAAGCGCTGCACGACGCCAGCATGGCCGACTCTATCCAGTGGACGGACCGCGGGAGCGGCACCTTCCACTTCATCTCCAAAAACAAAGAGAAGCTGGCCGAGTGCTGGGGCCAGCGCAAGGGCAACCGCAAGGCCATGACCTACCAGAAGATGGCGCGCGCCCTACGAAACTACAGCCGCACGGGCGAAATCGTCAAGGTGCGCCGCAAGCTCACGTACCAGTTTAACCCGCTGATCCTACAGAGACTGGAAGCCGTGGTTACGGCCTCCGTGGGGCCCTCGGTCCAGGAGCTGCTCCCTGCCCAGCAGGGCCCCGCCGACCCCGGCTTCTACTGCCCCGCTGCCTCAGACTGGCACGGCTGGTGCGGACAGTACCCTTACCAGGGAGAGTGTGATCTCACTGCTGTGCTCACATCCCTCGGCAGCCTCAAAACACACGTTTCGTCTCAGTGA
- the spic gene encoding transcription factor Spi-C isoform X1, translating to MQGSLNNDINQDFQDAIDVMQRHSEHLETLYCDAESKYYETLRCCQESSVQHTTSCYHHYPHSAGPAAMYDWSDTASWPHVVPEASPWAVAQPPVIFPLLPERLRKGRKKLRLYEYLHEALHDASMADSIQWTDRGSGTFHFISKNKEKLAECWGQRKGNRKAMTYQKMARALRNYSRTGEIVKVRRKLTYQFNPLILQRLEAVVTASVGPSVQELLPAQQGPADPGFYCPAASDWHGWCGQYPYQGECDLTAVLTSLGSLKTHVSSQ from the exons ATGCAGGGGTCTCTAAATAATGACATTAATCAGGATTTTCAGGATGCTATTGATGTAATGCAGCGTCACTCTGAGCACTTGGAGACATTATATTGTGATGCAG AGAGTAAGTACTATGAGACTCTCAGGTGTTGTCAGGAATCTTCTGTGCAACACACAACTTCCTGCTACCACCACTACCCCCACAGTGCCGGCCCAGCAGCCATGTATGACTGGAGTGACACAGCA TCATGGCCTCATGTTGTGCCAGAGGCGTCTCCGTGGGCCGTGGCCCAGCCCCCCGTGATTTTCCCGCTCCTCCCGGAGCGTCTCCGGAAAG GCCGCAAGAAGCTGCGTCTGTACGAGTACCTACACGAAGCGCTGCACGACGCCAGCATGGCCGACTCTATCCAGTGGACGGACCGCGGGAGCGGCACCTTCCACTTCATCTCCAAAAACAAAGAGAAGCTGGCCGAGTGCTGGGGCCAGCGCAAGGGCAACCGCAAGGCCATGACCTACCAGAAGATGGCGCGCGCCCTACGAAACTACAGCCGCACGGGCGAAATCGTCAAGGTGCGCCGCAAGCTCACGTACCAGTTTAACCCGCTGATCCTACAGAGACTGGAAGCCGTGGTTACGGCCTCCGTGGGGCCCTCGGTCCAGGAGCTGCTCCCTGCCCAGCAGGGCCCCGCCGACCCCGGCTTCTACTGCCCCGCTGCCTCAGACTGGCACGGCTGGTGCGGACAGTACCCTTACCAGGGAGAGTGTGATCTCACTGCTGTGCTCACATCCCTCGGCAGCCTCAAAACACACGTTTCGTCTCAGTGA
- the spi2 gene encoding transcription factor Spi-C has translation MLEDPGMAHCVSWVPASAGVFRFSSAHKEHVAELWGRRKGNRRPMTYQKMSRALRNYTRSGEIIKVRKKLTYQFSGTTLTSLRSQQWRNSCPH, from the coding sequence ATGCTGGAGGACCCCGGCATGGCGCACTGCGTCTCGTGGGTGCCTGCGTCAGCGGGGGTCTTCCGCTTCTCCTCTGCGCACAAGGAGCACGTGGCCGAGCTGTGGGGCAGACGCAAGGGCAACAGGAGGCCCATGACCTACCAGAAGATGTCCCGCGCACTGAGAAACTACACCCGCTCAGGCGAGATCATCAAGGTGAGGAAAAAACTCACCTACCAGTTCAGCGGCACCACCCTGACCTCGCTACGGAGTCAGCAGTGGAGGAACAGCTGCCCACACTGA